A window of Solanum stenotomum isolate F172 chromosome 9, ASM1918654v1, whole genome shotgun sequence genomic DNA:
TTACCCAAGAACTGTTTATTTCCAGCATGAAAAGAATAAACTTCCTCTCTTTGGAAGTATCCATGCTTGTCTAGCTCCAATGTCTGAAGCAACCCACCAACCGTCCTCCGACTCAAACCAAACCACTCGCTTAATGTCTTTGTTATTAGGGGATgcaaagaataaaaagaagcTCCGGGAGTTAACTGAGAAGTTGAGAAGTTCACGAGCTTAAAAGCACTGTTTGTAAAAAAAGAGAACTCCCTGTACATATGTCTGGGGTGCAGGCATGTTTGCACTTGAAATTCATGCATCTTCTGTATTATTCTTCCATTTGTACTCATCTAATTCCCCCCATCTCCCATCTTACAATTCCTCACCCTGTTTCCGCTAATATCGTATGCTTGGTATTGCAGAAAGATGAAGGGAGTACAAATGAAAAGGACGAAGAATGTCAGGAAAAAGAAGGCCATGGCAAAGGCTATTTCAAAAAGTGAGAAATTGGAGGAACGAATCACGAGGAGCGAAAGCAAGATAGAGAGAACTAAACATGCCAAAAAGTTATATGagtgaatgaatgaatgattcTTTTGTGATTAATTATGAATGAGTGATGATTTTGTTATGTTAATGCTCTCTCCCAGGGTGTGCCAATCAGTATAAGAGTTTCTCTTCTTTCATTATAATCGCCTAATTCTTTCTCCAAAACGTGTCAATGTTCTTGCATTTCCGAGATAAACAATGAATAGCGTGCAAATACTATTAGAATGGAATGAAATGCTACCATGGAAAATAAAAATCTGTGATTTGTGCTTGATCCGATAGTATAGTTACTTATTATGGGAGATATCTTATAAAGAGTTtttcaagttgaagttgaaaaatgGTATTTGGAAGTTAAAATTATAGTATTTGGACATGTATTTCacgtgattttttttaaagttttgtaAGTGAGCCTTTTCAAGCTCATCTTTATAACTTAAACCAAAAagcactttttctttttattgaaaaaaaggaaaagatctTTTTAGTTTTCAAAGTGTGTAACTTAACAAACTAGATAAGTTTGGAGGTACTGTAACAAACTGTGAACGATAGGTGATTTGATACATATATACTATTTCCTCcctctcaaaattcaaaataagtgCCATCTCAGGTTAAAAAAAAGTacgtaatatttttttcaacaatactttaatatttctctttcttaatattgttcaatttttaagagagatttattaattaaagttgATTTAGTAAAATGTATTAAGTTTATCGATTTCCTAAGGGACATAATttggatggagggagtattaggAAGTGCATGCCATATGCTGAAACTTTGAGGGAGgtatatgcaattctctttaaattaaatagagagaaaaatgaaaaaaaatatcaacagtTCAATCGGCAAGACCAAgttcacttcttcttcttctctctttcatGGCGCTCCAGCACTCGCCTTTTGGCACTTTTACAACTTCAGCACAAATGAAGTTGGCCGTTAACAGTTTCAGATGCTACGAGCACCTTCGTCCTATCAATATTTCAAGCTTCAAGCATCTTCCACGAAGAATTCAGGGCAAGTAAATCCTCTTTTCGAACCTCGCGAGCAATCTCttagtttttcttcttcattttcttacaaatttatttaatctGATTACTGTTGAGGTCAATAGCTtggatatttcagttatttgaTACAGATTTAGTTGAATTCAAGTACTTACtggtttttcttcttcattttcgtcgaagtttatttaatttgattactGTTGAGGTCAATATCTCGGCAATTTCAGTAATTTGGATACAAGTTCAGGTGAATTCAAGTTCTTCATGAGAAGTTCTGATACATGTAGTTTGCTCCAATTCGAAGCGATAATTTCTGCCTTTTCTATTTTTGATCCATGATAAACCAAGCGATTTACTCATTTGATCATACTTAACACTGTGTATTATCTACTAACTTTTCACTGTTCGTTCTTCTAGGTGCGCATTGCAATGTGGAGCATAGGAAAATTCTCAGCAAAAGTATTTCGTGCAGCAAAGAAAAATCGAAGGATCTCCATGAAGATGCTTTTTCTTTGTCAATGGCTGGCACTAGTGCTCCAATTACATGCACAATGCTCTCAACTGCTGTCATAGGTATTCTCCTCAGACGATCTTGCTAATCATGAAAAATTTGGGAGAGCATTCTATATATGCTGTTTATGTCTTGTTTTTGCTCTGACTTAGTAGTAGTAACGTGTCCATAACTTGAGACTTGACTAGTACAAAGAGCAACGGACTATAGAAGTTATATACACAAATAGGAAATCCTACACTACATTATGGCTTACTAGAAAGAGCAACCAATCATTTTTGCAAGAGGACTGCTATATATGCTCCTGAAATTTAGAAAGCTGAAACCAAGATAATGTCTTGACAAGACTTTAGGGGTGGAGGGAATATTAACTGAGTTCGGACGAATccattaaatatgtataaataattaattgtgaACTCAATAACTAAAACGAGCTATGAATCCGGTGGAAAGTTTAgaattcataaactttaaattctggCTCCGCTTCTGCTTTTAAACCCTGCAATTCCTTTCCTTCCAGACTATCAACCGAGTACCGA
This region includes:
- the LOC125876493 gene encoding uncharacterized protein LOC125876493 is translated as MAKNRNKKRNGLAAMDVSTNQTVTDAQAMDTSESAAPKPHIGGSLKKMKGVQMKRTKNVRKKKAMAKAISKSEKLEERITRSESKIERTKHAKKLYE